From one Flavobacteriales bacterium genomic stretch:
- a CDS encoding response regulator transcription factor: MGNPVRTIIVEDDNTLRAIISASLSADPRIEVVASYRNGDAFLQALPALEADVVIMDINMPGTSGVDCVGQAKPMKPGMQFLMSTVFENPTYIFQALCAGATGYLVKSVPGVELANAVCDINSGGSPMTPAIARMVVASMHAAVAPSIRQEQLTDREQEVLDGLAAGLMYKEIAAKHGMGLNTVRTHVRGIYEKLQVHSRQDAVRKAFPGRG, encoded by the coding sequence ATGGGCAACCCCGTACGGACGATCATTGTTGAGGACGACAACACGTTGCGCGCGATCATCTCCGCGTCGCTCAGCGCCGATCCACGCATCGAGGTGGTCGCCTCCTACCGCAATGGCGATGCCTTCCTGCAGGCGCTTCCTGCGTTGGAAGCTGATGTGGTGATCATGGACATCAACATGCCAGGGACCAGTGGCGTTGATTGCGTCGGTCAGGCCAAGCCCATGAAACCCGGAATGCAATTTCTGATGAGCACGGTGTTCGAGAATCCCACCTACATCTTCCAGGCCCTTTGCGCAGGTGCCACGGGCTATCTGGTCAAGAGCGTTCCGGGGGTTGAGCTTGCGAATGCCGTATGCGACATCAACAGCGGCGGTTCACCCATGACCCCGGCGATCGCCCGCATGGTGGTGGCCTCCATGCACGCGGCAGTTGCACCCTCTATCCGCCAGGAACAGCTCACGGATCGTGAACAGGAGGTGCTGGACGGATTGGCGGCAGGACTGATGTACAAGGAGATCGCAGCGAAGCACGGGATGGGCCTCAACACGGTACGCACCCATGTGCGCGGCATCTACGAGAAGCTGCAGGTGCATTCACGGCAGGACGCGGTGCGCAAGGCTTTTCCGGGTCGGGGGTGA